In a single window of the Candidatus Zixiibacteriota bacterium genome:
- a CDS encoding ABC transporter ATP-binding protein gives MKTEIAVEITELSKRFGSTQAVDRLSLSVDAGEMFGLVGPDGAGKTTTIRMLCGAISPDSGDANVLGHSLAEDIVGIKQEIGYLSQKFSLYGDLTVDENIEFFAEIHNVNSYSERRNQLLRFTRLTPFRDRLAERLSGGMRQKLALACTLIHTPKLIFLDEPTVGVDPVSRRDFWMILADLLKQGITVFLTTPYLDEAERCTRVALMNEGRIMVCDSPSKLKTLMKGSMLELVSPEIRKTYNLLKMAQGISEIQAFGDRLHLVVEDSGNSEEKIRQLLATGGIPIESIRRIAPSLENVFISMVRYG, from the coding sequence TTGAAGACGGAAATAGCAGTTGAAATAACAGAATTGTCGAAGCGATTTGGATCGACCCAGGCAGTAGACAGACTCTCTCTGTCAGTCGATGCCGGTGAAATGTTCGGTCTGGTCGGACCTGACGGGGCGGGTAAGACGACGACAATCCGAATGCTGTGCGGCGCCATCAGTCCCGATTCCGGGGATGCAAACGTTCTCGGTCACAGTCTGGCTGAAGATATTGTGGGCATCAAACAGGAAATCGGATACCTGTCCCAGAAATTCAGCCTCTACGGAGATCTGACTGTTGATGAAAATATCGAGTTCTTTGCGGAGATTCATAATGTAAACAGCTACTCTGAGCGTAGAAATCAATTACTCCGGTTCACGCGCCTGACTCCATTCAGAGACAGGCTTGCGGAGCGGCTTTCCGGAGGAATGAGACAGAAACTGGCACTCGCATGCACTCTGATCCACACGCCAAAGCTAATATTTCTTGATGAGCCGACTGTCGGTGTCGATCCCGTTTCACGCCGCGATTTCTGGATGATTCTGGCTGATCTGCTCAAACAGGGCATCACGGTTTTCCTGACTACTCCGTACCTCGACGAAGCAGAGCGATGCACTCGGGTTGCGCTGATGAATGAGGGCAGGATCATGGTTTGCGATTCGCCGAGCAAATTGAAGACGCTCATGAAAGGAAGCATGCTTGAATTGGTATCCCCCGAAATCAGAAAAACATACAATCTTCTCAAGATGGCGCAGGGTATCTCCGAAATTCAGGCATTTGGCGATAGACTTCACTTAGTAGTCGAGGATTCTGGGAACAGTGAAGAGAAGATCAGACAATTGCTGGCAACCGGCGGTATTCCCATCGAAAGCATACGGAGAATAGCGCCATCGCTGGAGAATGTTTTTATATCAATGGTTAGATATGGCTGA